One region of Oryza sativa Japonica Group chromosome 5, ASM3414082v1 genomic DNA includes:
- the LOC4337756 gene encoding transcription factor MYB61: MGRHSCCYKQKLRKGLWSPEEDEKLMNHITKHGHGCWSSVPKLAGLQRCGKSCRLRWINYLRPDLKRGAFSQEEEDLIIELHAVLGNRWSQIAAQLPGRTDNEIKNLWNSCIKKKLRQKGIDPNTHKPLTEADRRGAAPTVSTERTSGSSDVNPSSAGALGNLSHLLSETAQSSMLLPVYDKNHPETASLPRPKVPPKELFLDQLTAGHESPSSCRSSGPTLYFPFQQPLGYSNECGTGDGASMNSLWFNQNDFNCSTISTVMPPVSPSALSTSMGLNLPPENPRHGGTGIGNTPFYWDGSNPSSSGSTGSSGSNSMGFEPQSTTSILENSVFPWTDIGQEKDTRVHLVEELKWPDLLHGTFAEATTAMQNQSQSLYDDVIKAESQFNMEGICASWFQNQQPQQQLQAASDMYDKDLQRLPLSFEHI; this comes from the exons ATGGGGAGGCATTCTTGCTGCTACAAGCAGAAATTGAGGAAGGGGCTCTGGTCCCCTGAGGAGGATGAGAAGCTCATGAATCACATAACCAAGCATGGCCATGGCTGCTGGAGTTCTGTTCCTAAACTTGCAG GGCTCCAAAGATGCGGCAAGAGCTGCAGGCTGAGGTGGATAAACTATCTGAGGCCTGACCTCAAGAGAGGTGCATTCTCtcaggaggaagaagacctcATCATTGAGCTCCATGCTGTCCTTGGGAACAG GTGGTCTCAGATTGCAGCTCAGCTGCCTGGGAGGACTGACAACGAGATCAAGAATCTCTGGAATTCTTGCATCAAGAAGAAGCTCCGGCAGAAAGGCATTGATCCCAACACCCACAAGCCCCTCACCGAGGCTGATCGCAGGGGAGCAGCACCCACAGTCAGCACCGAGAGGACCTCAGGGTCCAGCGACGTCAACCCGTCAAGTGCTGGTGCTCTAGGGAACTTGAGCCACCTCCTCAGCGAGACAGCACAATCATCAATGCTGCTGCCGGTGTATGATAAGAATCACCCTGAAACTGCAAGCTTGCCACGCCCTAAGGTGCCACCAAAGGAGTTGTTTCTTGACCAGCTTACTGCCGGTCACGAGAGCCCATCAAGTTGCCGCTCATCAGGTCCAACCCTGTATTTTCCTTTCCAGCAACCATTAGGCTACAGTAATGAATGTGGCACTGGGGATGGTGCGAGTATGAATTCACTCTGGTTCAACCAGAATGATTTCAACTGCAGCACAATCTCCACCGTGATGCCACCAGTTTCACCATCAGCCCTCTCAACATCAATGGGGCTGAATCTTCCCCCAGAAAATCCTCGTCACGGAGGCACTGGCATTGGCAACACCCCGTTCTACTGGGATGGTTCCAATCCTAGCAGCAGCGGCAGTACTGGGAGCAGCGGAAGCAACAGTATGGGATTCGAGCCACAGAGCACAACCTCAATTTTGGAGAACAGTGTATTCCCATGGACAGATATCGGACAAGAGAAAGATACCAGAGTTCACTTAGTGGAGGAACTCAAGTGGCCTGATTTGCTCCATGGAACCTTTGCTGAGGCGACGACAGCCATGCAGAACCAGAGCCAATCATTATACGATGATGTGATCAAGGCAGAGAGCCAATTCAACATGGAAGGGATATGTGCCTCTTGGTTCCAGAATCAGCAACCACAACAACAGCTGCAAGCAGCATCAGACATGTATGATAAAGACTTGCAAAGATTGCCCTTGTCTTTTGAACATATCTAG
- the LOC9268496 gene encoding uncharacterized protein, with protein MATTTTTESLLPIGRVEAAAAEEEVVLGAGDDDSDVESGGESSFSREVRKRVSRLSVEGGGGGGGGGVRDRRGSSGGGRRVLPPPHAWLAVEETAARKSYGSDPEEQWMRVLQGGAYGGGGVAAAAAAQRQVQRRSSFSVVRRERAAREAWLDRAWEMKRSWHERNGGAPDADTPVVVVVGKGPPSSPTSHAAGSVGGGGVAMDMEEVRACRDLGLELPSDCTVEIQCYGLSATSSPTHTNSGSCSSGAASPSAAAACSLPSPGADDPMDVKARLKVWAQAVALASTTHLGS; from the exons atggcgaccacgacgacgacggagtcGCTGCTGCCGATCGGCCgcgtcgaggcggcggcggcggaggaggaggtggtgctcggcgccggagacgacgacagTGACGTGGAGAGTGGTGGTGAGTCGTCGTTTAGCAGGGAGGTCAGGAAGCGTGTGTCACGCCTCTCcgtcgagggcggcggcggcggcggcggaggcggcgtgagGGATCGCCGGGGTAGCAGTGGAGGTGGCCGGagggtgctgccgccgccgcacgcgtggctggcggtggaggagacggcggcgaggaagagctACGGGAGCGACCCGGAGGAGCAGTGGATGCGGGTGCTGCAGGGGGGAGcttacggcggcggcggggtggcggcggcggcggcggcgcagaggcaGGTGCAGCGGCGGAGCAGCTTCAGCGTGGTGCGGCGGGAGAGGGCCGCGAGGGAGGCGTGGCTGGACAGGGCGTGGGAGATGAAGCGGAGCTGGCACGAGCGGAACGGCGGCGCGCCCGACGCCGAcacgccggtggtggtggtcgtcgggAAGGGCcccccgtcgtcgccgacgtcaCACGCCGCCGGctctgtcggcggcggcggtgtcgccaTGGACATGGAGGAGGTCCGCGCCTGCAGGGACCTCGGCCTGGAGCTCCCCTCCGACTGCACCGTGGAGATACAATGCTACGGCCTCTCCGCCACCAGCAGCCCCACCCACACCAACTCCGGCAGCtgcagcagcggcgccgcctccccctccgccgccgccgcctgctccctCCCCAGTCCCG GAGCGGATGATCCGATGGATGTGAAGGCGAGGCTCAAGGTGTGGGCGCAGGCGGTGGCGCTGGCATCAACCACGCACCTTGGATCCTGA